From a region of the Penaeus vannamei isolate JL-2024 chromosome 32, ASM4276789v1, whole genome shotgun sequence genome:
- the Oseg6 gene encoding WD repeat-containing protein 19 isoform X2 has translation MASDKRVFSLEAPHGPGGVFFTWQKASGGFLATTGYNQVVNIYDRHGNLREQIHLPGVCSGFGWDKDGALLSIINDRSPLVHVWDANSGRVQHLDSGLRDTLTFLAWSRTAPLLAVGTAKGNLMIYNHQTSRRIPVVGKHSRKIQSGCWSSGNLLALGGEDKILTISSSEGDTLRTSPLRGEPSDIQFSEMKQDERAMTENTVSLIVAKKTLFLYNLNDPENPIELAFQNRYGSIVAYKWYGDGYILLGFSGGYFVVISTHLKEIGQELFQAKNHRDVLTDIAISTTLSKAASCGDNVIKIHELADLKETFSVITLDDERGLEWLEWSDDGQLLAVATPSGNIHVYLTKLPVLGGAHGTRVAYLTSLLEVTVANIVEKEHPVTVSVDVEPNFLGVGPYHLMVGMNNRAWIYTLGEDTTMLLRDREYLGTISSVRVNTDYASVLYEGKIQFHLLEGETGEDEERESRLFPGSDQAEMHITDHALTADFLIYASDNGGIYFFFIEDWRIVSDYRHTSGIKNIYAEPSGRRLVLVDEKGEGYIYNPVADDLLEIPEFPGSCKGCLWENYPSDRHVFILYDEKQLYTYILHQEHIKGNHVELVGMTKIPPSQVPLLLYNGEVTLQTASGRTAPLILSSHEMEANIHDYSHEQLRTALKKNISLRRFKDASAICQVLNNKEDWVVLGKACLWCINLDLAIRVYRQLGDVGMVWSLQSLMDIEDPKLLSGHLAMYLGDFNTAQELYLTSSTPVAALEMRRDLLHWDQSLHLAKKLAPDQIPYISREYAQQLEFTGDYPGALTHYERGVVNTGGSEEHNAACKAGIARTALRCGDIRRGVNIAAEMNSRMLKKECAEILENKKQYAEAAVLYESGNYHEKAASLYIRLKNWTKVGQLLVNINSPKMHLQYAKAKEADGQYREAATYYESARDYESVIRLLLHNLKSPEEAVRIVRETKSVEGAKMVARFFQKLNDYSSAIQFLVLSKCTDEAFQLARTHGKMELYADILGSDATPEDYKSVALHFDNERNHFLAGKFHYLSGNYPKAVKHLIRAAQSSGSEDTESIQLAIDVIAAANDDGLTRQLIDFLMGEIDGIPKDAKFLFRLYMAKKQYKEAAKTAIIIAREEQNSGNYRHAHDVLFGMYGELRRQKLKIPADMRSALLLLHSYTLARLHVRRGDHLKAARMLIRVANHISKFPAHMVPILTSTVIECQRSGLKNSSFNFAAMLMRPETRGQIDEKYKKKIEAIVRKPQRSEEDEPSSPCPYCSSPVEETVLECGQCQNTLPYCIATGRHVLSDDITFCPNCKFPAIRTELLKMAEDGEECPMCSAALESDKLEMASNWKSIVDAESED, from the exons ATGGCTTCAGATAAG CGAGTGTTCAGTTTAGAGGCCCCACATGGACCTGGGGGGGTTTTCTTCACATGGCAAAAGGCATCTGGTGGATTCTTGGCCACGACTGGATACAACCAGGTCGTCAACATTTACGACCGACATGGAAATCTCAGAGAACAGATCCATTTACCTGG AGTGTGCTCAGGGTTTGGCTGGGATAAAGATGGTGCTCTTCTCTCCATTATCAATGACCGATCCCCATTGGTACATGTCTGGGATGCGAATTCTG GCCGGGTACAGCACCTGGACTCAGGACTACGAGACACACTCACCTTCTTGGCTTGGTCTCGGACAGCTCCCCTTCTTGCTGTTGGCACTGCTAAGGGAAACCTCATGATCTACAACCATCAAACATCAAG GCGGATCCCAGTAGTGGGTAAACATAGCCGTAAAATCCAGAGTGGATGCTGGTCATCTGGCAACCTCCTTGCCTTAGGTGGTGAGGATAAGATCCTTACCATCAGCAGTAGTGAGGGAGACACTCTGCGCACCTCTCCACTTCGGGGGGAACCTTCCGACATCCAGTTTTCAGAGATGAAACAGGACGAGAGAGCGATGACAGAGAATACT gTAAGCCTTATTGTGGCAAAAAAGACCCTGTTTTTATACAACCTGAATGACCCAGAAAATCCTATTGAATTAGCCTTCCAGAACAGATATGGCAGTATTGTGGCTTACAAATG GTATGGTGATGGGTACATTCTCCTTGGGTTCTCGGGTGGATATTTTGTGGTCATATCCACACACTTGAAGGAGATTGGTCAGGAGCTCTTTCAGGCCAAGAATCACCGTGACGTTCTTACTGACATAGCCATATCCACCACCCTGAGCAAGGCTGCGTCATGTGGAGACAATGT TATCAAGATCCATGAGCTTGCTGACCTGAAGGAGACTTTTTCTGTCATCACGCTGGATGATGAGAGAGGCTTAGAGTGGCTTGAGTGGTCTGATGATGGCCAGTTGTTAGCCGTTGCTACTCCTTCAG gaaatattcatgtatatttgacAAAGTTACCGGTTCTGGGAGGTGCTCATGGAACGAGAGTGGcttacctcacctctctcttggAAGTTACTGTCGCCAATATTGTGGaaaag GAACACCCAGTGACAGTAAGTGTGGATGTGGAACCAAATTTCCTGGGTGTTGGTCCTTATCACCTGATGGTGGGCATGAACAATCGAGCTTGGATATATACTCTCGGGGAAGATACCACAATGCTCCTTCGTGACCGAGAATACCTGGGCACCATAAGCTCTGTCCGAGTGAACACTGATTACGCATCTGTTCTTTACGAGGGCAAGATACAGTTTCATTTG CTTGAGGGGGAAACTGGAGAAGACGAGGAAAGGGAATCACGACTCTTCCCAGGGAGTGATCAGGCAGAGATGCACATCACCGACCATGCCCTTACAGCTGATTTCCTCATATATGCCTCAgat AATGGAGgaatatatttcttcttcattgAGGATTGGCGCATAGTGAGCGACTATCGCCACACTTCAGGAATCAAGAACATATATGCTGAACCCTCCGGGCGGCGGCTTGTGTTAGttgatgagaaaggggaaggatatatatacaatCCA GTGGCAGATGATCTCCTTGAGATTCCCGAGTTTCCGGGGTCCTGCAAAGGATGCCTGTGGGAGAACTATCCCAGCGACCGACATGTCTTCATTCTTTATGATGAAAAGCAACTGTACACATACATCCTTCATCAGGAACATATCAAAG GTAATCATGTTGAATTGGTGGGCATGACTAAAATTCCGCCAAGTCAAGTTCCCCTGTTACTTTATAATGGGGAG GTGACTCTTCAAACTGCCTCTGGAAGGACAgctcctcttatcctctcctctcatgAAATGGAAGCGAACATTCATGACTACTCCCATGAACAACTACGCACAGCACTCAAGAAGAATATTTCTCTCAGAAG ATTCAAGGATGCAAGTGCCATCTGCCAAGTGTTGAATAATAAGGAAGACTGGGTGGTCCTAGGAAAGGCTTGCCTCTGGTGCATAAATCTGGATCTTG CAATACGAGTGTACCGACAGCTGGGTGATGTGGGAATGGTATGGTCATTGCAAAGCCTTATGGATATTGAAGACCCAAAGTTACTGAGTGGACATTTAGCAATGTATCTTGGTGACTTCAACACAGCTCAG GAATTGTACCTGACCTCCAGCACTCCTGTAGCAGCTTTAGAGATGCGAAGAGACTTGCTTCACTGGGACCAGTCCCTTCATCTGGCCAAGAAATTGGCTCCGGACCAGATCCCTTACATCTCAAGGGAGTATGCCCAGCAGCTTGAGTTTAC AGGTGATTACCCAGGAGCTCTGACACATTATGAAAGGGGAGTTGTGAACACAGGTGGATCAGAGGAACACAATGCAGCATGTAAAGCTGGCATTGCACGAACAGCTCTTCGATGTGGTGACATTAGGCGTGGTGTCAATATTGCTGCTGAGATGAATTCCAGGATGCTGAAGAAGGAATGTGCTGAGATTCTTGAGAATAAAAAG CAATATGCAGAAGCAGCAGTATTGTATGAAAGCGGCAACTACCATGAGAAAGCAGCAAGTCTGTACATACGATTGAAGAACTGGACAAAAGTTGGGCAACTGCTTGTAAATATCAACTCCCCAAAAATGCATCTACAG TATGCCAAAGCCAAGGAAGCAGATGGCCAGTATAGAGAGGCAGCCACGTATTACGAGTCAGCAAGAGACTACGAGTCAGTCATCCGCCTCCTCCTGCACAACCTCAAGTCTCCAGAAGAAGCAGTGAGGATCGTTCGAGAGACCAAGAGCGTGGAAGGGGCCAAGATGGTGGCCAG ATTCTTCCAAAAGCTGAATGACTACAGTTCAGCCATTCAATTCCTGGTGCTCTCCAAGTGCACAGATGAGGCATTTCAGCTGGCACGCACACACGGGAAGATGGAGCTGTATGCAGATATCCTCGGCTCAGATGCCACGCCAGAAGACTACAAGAGTGTGGCACTTCATTTCGATAATGAACGCAACCACTTTTTGGCTGGGAAGTTTCACTATTTGTCTGGAAATTATCCAAAG GCAGTGAAACATCTGATTAGGGCAGCTCAGAGTTCAGGAAGCGAGGACACAGAAAGCATTCAGCTCGCCATTGATGTGATTGCGGCAGCGAATGATGATGGGTTGACACGACAACTGATTGACTTTTTGATGGGAGAGATTGATGGGATCCCAAAA GATGCCAAGTTCCTTTTCCGACTGTATATGGCCAAAAAGCAGTACAAAGAAGCAGCCAaaactgctattatcattgcaagAGAGGAACAGAATTCAG GCAATTACCGCCATGCTCATGATGTGCTCTTCGGGATGTATGGAGAACTTAGGCGACAGAAATTGAAGATTCCTGCTGACATGAGGTCAGCTCTGTTACTGCTGCATTCCTATACCTTAGCACGGCTTCATGTTCGTCGGGGAGACCATCTTAAAGCAGCCAGGATGCTCATTAGGGTGGCCAACCACATTTCTAAATTCCCTGCAC aCATGGTCCCTATTTTGACATCTACTGTCATTGAATGCCAGAGATCGGGTCTGAAAAATTCCTCATTCAACTTTGCTGCCATGCTGATGCGACCTGAAACACGAGGGCAGATTGATGAGAAGTACAAGAAGAAGATTGAGGCCATTGTGCGCAAACCTCAGCGTTCAGAGGAAGATGAGCCCAGTTCCCCGTGCCCGTACTGCTCAAGCCCAGTGGAAGAGACAGTACTGGAGTGTGGGCAGTGTCAGAATACACTGCCATACTGCATTGCCACG GGACGGCACGTTCTATCGGATGACATCACATTCTGCCCGAATTGCAAGTTCCCAGCCATCAGGACTGAACTCTTGAA AATggcagaggatggggaggagtgtCCTATGTGTAGTGCAGCGTTAGAATCGGATAAACTCGAAATGGCTAGCAACTGGAAGTCTATTGTTGATGCAGAAAGTGAAGATTAA
- the Oseg6 gene encoding WD repeat-containing protein 19 isoform X1: MASDKGARTSVKRVFSLEAPHGPGGVFFTWQKASGGFLATTGYNQVVNIYDRHGNLREQIHLPGVCSGFGWDKDGALLSIINDRSPLVHVWDANSGRVQHLDSGLRDTLTFLAWSRTAPLLAVGTAKGNLMIYNHQTSRRIPVVGKHSRKIQSGCWSSGNLLALGGEDKILTISSSEGDTLRTSPLRGEPSDIQFSEMKQDERAMTENTVSLIVAKKTLFLYNLNDPENPIELAFQNRYGSIVAYKWYGDGYILLGFSGGYFVVISTHLKEIGQELFQAKNHRDVLTDIAISTTLSKAASCGDNVIKIHELADLKETFSVITLDDERGLEWLEWSDDGQLLAVATPSGNIHVYLTKLPVLGGAHGTRVAYLTSLLEVTVANIVEKEHPVTVSVDVEPNFLGVGPYHLMVGMNNRAWIYTLGEDTTMLLRDREYLGTISSVRVNTDYASVLYEGKIQFHLLEGETGEDEERESRLFPGSDQAEMHITDHALTADFLIYASDNGGIYFFFIEDWRIVSDYRHTSGIKNIYAEPSGRRLVLVDEKGEGYIYNPVADDLLEIPEFPGSCKGCLWENYPSDRHVFILYDEKQLYTYILHQEHIKGNHVELVGMTKIPPSQVPLLLYNGEVTLQTASGRTAPLILSSHEMEANIHDYSHEQLRTALKKNISLRRFKDASAICQVLNNKEDWVVLGKACLWCINLDLAIRVYRQLGDVGMVWSLQSLMDIEDPKLLSGHLAMYLGDFNTAQELYLTSSTPVAALEMRRDLLHWDQSLHLAKKLAPDQIPYISREYAQQLEFTGDYPGALTHYERGVVNTGGSEEHNAACKAGIARTALRCGDIRRGVNIAAEMNSRMLKKECAEILENKKQYAEAAVLYESGNYHEKAASLYIRLKNWTKVGQLLVNINSPKMHLQYAKAKEADGQYREAATYYESARDYESVIRLLLHNLKSPEEAVRIVRETKSVEGAKMVARFFQKLNDYSSAIQFLVLSKCTDEAFQLARTHGKMELYADILGSDATPEDYKSVALHFDNERNHFLAGKFHYLSGNYPKAVKHLIRAAQSSGSEDTESIQLAIDVIAAANDDGLTRQLIDFLMGEIDGIPKDAKFLFRLYMAKKQYKEAAKTAIIIAREEQNSGNYRHAHDVLFGMYGELRRQKLKIPADMRSALLLLHSYTLARLHVRRGDHLKAARMLIRVANHISKFPAHMVPILTSTVIECQRSGLKNSSFNFAAMLMRPETRGQIDEKYKKKIEAIVRKPQRSEEDEPSSPCPYCSSPVEETVLECGQCQNTLPYCIATGRHVLSDDITFCPNCKFPAIRTELLKMAEDGEECPMCSAALESDKLEMASNWKSIVDAESED, from the exons ATGGCTTCAGATAAG GGTGCCAGAACATCAGTAAAA CGAGTGTTCAGTTTAGAGGCCCCACATGGACCTGGGGGGGTTTTCTTCACATGGCAAAAGGCATCTGGTGGATTCTTGGCCACGACTGGATACAACCAGGTCGTCAACATTTACGACCGACATGGAAATCTCAGAGAACAGATCCATTTACCTGG AGTGTGCTCAGGGTTTGGCTGGGATAAAGATGGTGCTCTTCTCTCCATTATCAATGACCGATCCCCATTGGTACATGTCTGGGATGCGAATTCTG GCCGGGTACAGCACCTGGACTCAGGACTACGAGACACACTCACCTTCTTGGCTTGGTCTCGGACAGCTCCCCTTCTTGCTGTTGGCACTGCTAAGGGAAACCTCATGATCTACAACCATCAAACATCAAG GCGGATCCCAGTAGTGGGTAAACATAGCCGTAAAATCCAGAGTGGATGCTGGTCATCTGGCAACCTCCTTGCCTTAGGTGGTGAGGATAAGATCCTTACCATCAGCAGTAGTGAGGGAGACACTCTGCGCACCTCTCCACTTCGGGGGGAACCTTCCGACATCCAGTTTTCAGAGATGAAACAGGACGAGAGAGCGATGACAGAGAATACT gTAAGCCTTATTGTGGCAAAAAAGACCCTGTTTTTATACAACCTGAATGACCCAGAAAATCCTATTGAATTAGCCTTCCAGAACAGATATGGCAGTATTGTGGCTTACAAATG GTATGGTGATGGGTACATTCTCCTTGGGTTCTCGGGTGGATATTTTGTGGTCATATCCACACACTTGAAGGAGATTGGTCAGGAGCTCTTTCAGGCCAAGAATCACCGTGACGTTCTTACTGACATAGCCATATCCACCACCCTGAGCAAGGCTGCGTCATGTGGAGACAATGT TATCAAGATCCATGAGCTTGCTGACCTGAAGGAGACTTTTTCTGTCATCACGCTGGATGATGAGAGAGGCTTAGAGTGGCTTGAGTGGTCTGATGATGGCCAGTTGTTAGCCGTTGCTACTCCTTCAG gaaatattcatgtatatttgacAAAGTTACCGGTTCTGGGAGGTGCTCATGGAACGAGAGTGGcttacctcacctctctcttggAAGTTACTGTCGCCAATATTGTGGaaaag GAACACCCAGTGACAGTAAGTGTGGATGTGGAACCAAATTTCCTGGGTGTTGGTCCTTATCACCTGATGGTGGGCATGAACAATCGAGCTTGGATATATACTCTCGGGGAAGATACCACAATGCTCCTTCGTGACCGAGAATACCTGGGCACCATAAGCTCTGTCCGAGTGAACACTGATTACGCATCTGTTCTTTACGAGGGCAAGATACAGTTTCATTTG CTTGAGGGGGAAACTGGAGAAGACGAGGAAAGGGAATCACGACTCTTCCCAGGGAGTGATCAGGCAGAGATGCACATCACCGACCATGCCCTTACAGCTGATTTCCTCATATATGCCTCAgat AATGGAGgaatatatttcttcttcattgAGGATTGGCGCATAGTGAGCGACTATCGCCACACTTCAGGAATCAAGAACATATATGCTGAACCCTCCGGGCGGCGGCTTGTGTTAGttgatgagaaaggggaaggatatatatacaatCCA GTGGCAGATGATCTCCTTGAGATTCCCGAGTTTCCGGGGTCCTGCAAAGGATGCCTGTGGGAGAACTATCCCAGCGACCGACATGTCTTCATTCTTTATGATGAAAAGCAACTGTACACATACATCCTTCATCAGGAACATATCAAAG GTAATCATGTTGAATTGGTGGGCATGACTAAAATTCCGCCAAGTCAAGTTCCCCTGTTACTTTATAATGGGGAG GTGACTCTTCAAACTGCCTCTGGAAGGACAgctcctcttatcctctcctctcatgAAATGGAAGCGAACATTCATGACTACTCCCATGAACAACTACGCACAGCACTCAAGAAGAATATTTCTCTCAGAAG ATTCAAGGATGCAAGTGCCATCTGCCAAGTGTTGAATAATAAGGAAGACTGGGTGGTCCTAGGAAAGGCTTGCCTCTGGTGCATAAATCTGGATCTTG CAATACGAGTGTACCGACAGCTGGGTGATGTGGGAATGGTATGGTCATTGCAAAGCCTTATGGATATTGAAGACCCAAAGTTACTGAGTGGACATTTAGCAATGTATCTTGGTGACTTCAACACAGCTCAG GAATTGTACCTGACCTCCAGCACTCCTGTAGCAGCTTTAGAGATGCGAAGAGACTTGCTTCACTGGGACCAGTCCCTTCATCTGGCCAAGAAATTGGCTCCGGACCAGATCCCTTACATCTCAAGGGAGTATGCCCAGCAGCTTGAGTTTAC AGGTGATTACCCAGGAGCTCTGACACATTATGAAAGGGGAGTTGTGAACACAGGTGGATCAGAGGAACACAATGCAGCATGTAAAGCTGGCATTGCACGAACAGCTCTTCGATGTGGTGACATTAGGCGTGGTGTCAATATTGCTGCTGAGATGAATTCCAGGATGCTGAAGAAGGAATGTGCTGAGATTCTTGAGAATAAAAAG CAATATGCAGAAGCAGCAGTATTGTATGAAAGCGGCAACTACCATGAGAAAGCAGCAAGTCTGTACATACGATTGAAGAACTGGACAAAAGTTGGGCAACTGCTTGTAAATATCAACTCCCCAAAAATGCATCTACAG TATGCCAAAGCCAAGGAAGCAGATGGCCAGTATAGAGAGGCAGCCACGTATTACGAGTCAGCAAGAGACTACGAGTCAGTCATCCGCCTCCTCCTGCACAACCTCAAGTCTCCAGAAGAAGCAGTGAGGATCGTTCGAGAGACCAAGAGCGTGGAAGGGGCCAAGATGGTGGCCAG ATTCTTCCAAAAGCTGAATGACTACAGTTCAGCCATTCAATTCCTGGTGCTCTCCAAGTGCACAGATGAGGCATTTCAGCTGGCACGCACACACGGGAAGATGGAGCTGTATGCAGATATCCTCGGCTCAGATGCCACGCCAGAAGACTACAAGAGTGTGGCACTTCATTTCGATAATGAACGCAACCACTTTTTGGCTGGGAAGTTTCACTATTTGTCTGGAAATTATCCAAAG GCAGTGAAACATCTGATTAGGGCAGCTCAGAGTTCAGGAAGCGAGGACACAGAAAGCATTCAGCTCGCCATTGATGTGATTGCGGCAGCGAATGATGATGGGTTGACACGACAACTGATTGACTTTTTGATGGGAGAGATTGATGGGATCCCAAAA GATGCCAAGTTCCTTTTCCGACTGTATATGGCCAAAAAGCAGTACAAAGAAGCAGCCAaaactgctattatcattgcaagAGAGGAACAGAATTCAG GCAATTACCGCCATGCTCATGATGTGCTCTTCGGGATGTATGGAGAACTTAGGCGACAGAAATTGAAGATTCCTGCTGACATGAGGTCAGCTCTGTTACTGCTGCATTCCTATACCTTAGCACGGCTTCATGTTCGTCGGGGAGACCATCTTAAAGCAGCCAGGATGCTCATTAGGGTGGCCAACCACATTTCTAAATTCCCTGCAC aCATGGTCCCTATTTTGACATCTACTGTCATTGAATGCCAGAGATCGGGTCTGAAAAATTCCTCATTCAACTTTGCTGCCATGCTGATGCGACCTGAAACACGAGGGCAGATTGATGAGAAGTACAAGAAGAAGATTGAGGCCATTGTGCGCAAACCTCAGCGTTCAGAGGAAGATGAGCCCAGTTCCCCGTGCCCGTACTGCTCAAGCCCAGTGGAAGAGACAGTACTGGAGTGTGGGCAGTGTCAGAATACACTGCCATACTGCATTGCCACG GGACGGCACGTTCTATCGGATGACATCACATTCTGCCCGAATTGCAAGTTCCCAGCCATCAGGACTGAACTCTTGAA AATggcagaggatggggaggagtgtCCTATGTGTAGTGCAGCGTTAGAATCGGATAAACTCGAAATGGCTAGCAACTGGAAGTCTATTGTTGATGCAGAAAGTGAAGATTAA